The following proteins are co-located in the Flammeovirga kamogawensis genome:
- a CDS encoding alpha/beta fold hydrolase, with product MLTNSTLPKSFFLPLEQGKIECLQFGNGTKLLICIHGFGDSVNLFRHIAPAWEKEYTIVAFSLPFHGKTEWTPSYYSSRNIKSIIEAILLEYKQERFSILGYSMGGKITMYCVQKYFSDKIDRLILCASDGLKTHILYDVSKLPRWYLESMMLLMRFPKAMFKLVGWIYKRGWLSKFLYDFFMNHFETKEQRRRFFGTATSSRYMQPDLKEVASKINQRKIPVDMYFGERDEVILLDGAIKFSKQLDNVRFFTLPKGHLLIDEDLCDIMMEDNQ from the coding sequence ATGCTTACCAACTCAACACTTCCTAAATCATTTTTCTTACCATTAGAGCAAGGGAAAATAGAATGCCTCCAATTTGGTAATGGTACTAAATTATTGATTTGTATTCATGGCTTTGGAGATAGTGTTAATCTATTTAGACATATTGCTCCAGCTTGGGAAAAAGAATATACTATTGTTGCTTTTTCTCTTCCTTTCCATGGAAAAACAGAATGGACTCCCTCCTATTATTCTTCTAGAAATATTAAAAGTATTATTGAGGCAATTCTTTTAGAATATAAGCAAGAACGTTTTTCTATTTTAGGATACAGTATGGGTGGGAAAATTACAATGTATTGTGTACAAAAGTACTTTAGTGATAAAATTGATAGATTAATTTTATGTGCTTCAGATGGTTTGAAAACACATATTTTGTATGATGTATCAAAATTGCCAAGATGGTATTTAGAGTCTATGATGCTATTAATGCGTTTTCCGAAAGCGATGTTTAAGCTAGTTGGTTGGATTTATAAAAGAGGTTGGCTTTCTAAATTTTTGTATGATTTCTTTATGAATCATTTTGAGACAAAAGAACAACGAAGAAGATTTTTTGGGACAGCAACCTCGTCACGATATATGCAGCCTGATTTAAAAGAAGTAGCCTCTAAGATTAATCAGAGAAAAATTCCTGTAGATATGTATTTTGGAGAAAGGGATGAAGTTATTCTACTTGATGGAGCTATTAAGTTTTCAAAGCAATTAGATAATGTGCGTTTCTTTACTTTACCTAAAGGACATCTATTGATAGATGAGGATTTATGTGATATAATGATGGAAGATAATCAATAG
- a CDS encoding DUF5916 domain-containing protein produces MKLLLLFITLLSCAIGSRLYAQNKSHRNYTTNSLGDKSITIDGKFDDSAWNEVEWADDFTQRSPIDGAAPSQKTAFKVLYDTKYIYFAIKAFDSSPDSIVKRMSRRDGFEGDFVEVNIDSYHDKTNAFSFTVSVSGVIGDEAISNNGRNWDSNWDPIWWAKTSIDEDGWNAEIRIPLSQLRFAKSDNMTWGLQVTRRLFRKEERSYWQYIPKDSPGWVFLFGELHGLQGIKPQKQLEIAPYVLGRNDRAPKEDGNPYKTGSEYSANVGVDGKIGITSDITFDFTVNPDFGQVEADPSQLNLSTFEIYLRERRPFFIEGRNTLSFDGTKSNAGGSFSRDNLIYTRRIGKKPSYQPDVEDGQYLDQPKVVPIIGAYKLTGKNKKGFAFGVMQNFTAETKAEIDTKGVKSNQIVEPFTSYLAVRATQDINEGNSVIGAAFTATNRNITSDNLNFLHKNAYSGGIDFLHQWNDRSYYLQGNLMISHIEGSTESITSTQESGRHFFQRPDANYVSVDTTATQMTGTGGYLKFGRGGGSPWQYEIGTTWRSPNFEINDIGFLNHSDLIDQWARVGFQTLQPVGVFRNINADLREYMYFDYGGNNTYFGIHGRLILEFNNFWEFATGGAVQIKRLDNFMLRGGPAFLKPSKEEIWYNIESDDRKKLSFNFGNEFAFTNNNAGFNADAWVGVNYRPINAVELQLSPFISYNRDNIQYVTTEQNNAGNNYILSRLEQHTFGLTIRGNLIIRPNLSLQYYAQPFASRGDYHDFKRVETPKASNYSDRFHQFSSDEITYDDTSEQYTVINQDGNYSFGKPDFDVIDFNSNLVLRWEYIPGCTFFAVWSQGRGDIIEPFREFSFSEIVNNIANSPSEDVFIMKLTYRFRK; encoded by the coding sequence TTGAAACTTCTACTACTCTTCATTACATTACTATCTTGTGCTATAGGCTCTCGTCTATATGCACAAAATAAATCTCATCGTAACTATACCACTAATAGTTTAGGTGATAAATCTATCACCATAGATGGAAAATTCGACGATTCTGCTTGGAATGAAGTGGAATGGGCTGATGATTTTACACAAAGATCTCCTATAGATGGAGCCGCTCCTTCTCAAAAAACAGCTTTTAAAGTACTATACGATACTAAGTACATTTATTTTGCAATTAAGGCTTTTGATTCTTCTCCTGATAGTATTGTAAAAAGAATGTCAAGAAGAGATGGTTTTGAAGGGGATTTTGTAGAAGTTAACATAGATTCCTATCACGATAAAACCAATGCCTTTTCTTTTACAGTAAGTGTATCTGGAGTAATAGGAGATGAGGCAATAAGCAATAATGGTAGAAATTGGGATTCAAACTGGGACCCAATTTGGTGGGCCAAAACTTCTATTGATGAAGACGGTTGGAATGCAGAAATTCGTATTCCTCTTTCTCAACTTCGCTTTGCGAAATCAGATAATATGACTTGGGGATTACAGGTTACCAGAAGATTATTTAGAAAAGAAGAACGTTCTTATTGGCAATATATTCCTAAAGATTCTCCAGGTTGGGTTTTTCTATTTGGAGAACTTCATGGTTTACAAGGTATTAAACCTCAGAAACAATTAGAAATAGCCCCTTATGTTTTAGGAAGAAATGATAGAGCTCCAAAAGAAGATGGAAACCCTTATAAAACAGGTTCAGAATATAGTGCTAATGTTGGTGTAGATGGTAAAATTGGTATTACCAGTGATATTACTTTTGATTTTACTGTTAATCCAGATTTTGGACAGGTAGAAGCAGACCCATCACAACTAAATTTATCTACTTTCGAAATATACCTTAGAGAAAGACGACCGTTCTTTATTGAAGGTAGAAATACACTGTCTTTTGATGGAACAAAATCGAATGCAGGTGGTAGCTTTTCTAGAGATAATCTTATCTATACTAGACGAATTGGAAAAAAGCCTAGTTATCAACCTGATGTAGAAGATGGTCAATATCTAGATCAGCCAAAAGTTGTTCCCATTATAGGTGCCTACAAACTAACAGGCAAAAATAAAAAGGGGTTTGCTTTTGGTGTAATGCAAAATTTCACAGCAGAGACAAAAGCAGAAATTGATACAAAGGGTGTAAAATCAAATCAAATAGTAGAACCTTTTACTAGTTATTTAGCAGTAAGAGCTACTCAAGATATAAACGAAGGTAATTCTGTAATTGGGGCCGCATTTACAGCTACAAATAGAAATATCACTTCTGATAATCTTAATTTTTTACATAAAAATGCTTATTCAGGAGGTATAGATTTTTTACATCAATGGAATGACAGGTCATACTATCTACAAGGAAACCTTATGATTAGCCATATTGAGGGAAGTACAGAATCAATCACATCAACACAAGAATCTGGTCGTCACTTCTTTCAAAGACCAGATGCCAATTATGTTTCTGTTGATACTACGGCCACACAAATGACAGGAACTGGAGGATATTTAAAATTTGGTAGAGGAGGTGGAAGTCCTTGGCAATACGAAATTGGTACCACTTGGAGATCTCCCAATTTTGAAATTAATGATATTGGCTTTTTAAATCATTCAGATTTAATTGATCAATGGGCAAGAGTTGGTTTTCAAACACTCCAACCCGTAGGCGTATTTAGAAATATAAATGCCGACCTTAGAGAGTATATGTATTTCGATTATGGAGGAAATAATACCTACTTCGGGATTCACGGACGTTTAATTCTAGAATTTAATAACTTCTGGGAGTTTGCCACAGGAGGTGCTGTTCAGATAAAACGTTTAGATAATTTTATGCTACGAGGAGGACCTGCCTTTTTAAAACCAAGTAAAGAAGAAATATGGTACAATATAGAAAGTGATGACAGGAAAAAACTCTCTTTCAATTTTGGTAATGAGTTTGCCTTTACTAATAATAATGCAGGTTTTAATGCTGATGCTTGGGTTGGCGTAAATTATAGACCAATAAATGCCGTAGAACTTCAATTATCTCCTTTTATATCATACAATAGAGATAATATCCAATATGTAACTACAGAACAAAATAATGCTGGTAACAATTATATTCTTTCAAGATTAGAGCAACATACATTTGGTTTAACAATACGTGGTAATCTTATTATAAGACCTAATTTATCTCTTCAATATTATGCTCAACCATTTGCATCTAGAGGTGATTATCATGATTTTAAAAGAGTAGAAACTCCAAAAGCTAGTAATTATTCAGACAGGTTTCATCAGTTTTCTTCAGATGAAATCACTTACGATGATACATCAGAACAATACACTGTGATTAATCAAGATGGTAATTACTCTTTTGGCAAGCCAGACTTTGACGTGATAGATTTTAATTCGAACCTTGTTCTAAGATGGGAATATATACCTGGTTGTACCTTTTTTGCTGTTTGGTCTCAAGGTAGAGGAGATATTATAGAGCCTTTTAGAGAGTTTTCTTTTTCAGAAATTGTAAACAACATCGCAAACTCTCCTTCTGAAGATGTGTTTATTATGAAATTAACCTACCGTTTCCGAAAGTAA
- a CDS encoding nucleoside recognition domain-containing protein, producing MALNYIWIFFILGAFVVALCKWVFLGDASTFAAIIESTFSMSKTAFDISIGLTGTLALWMGLMGVGEKGGAVNVMAKLVGPFFSRIFPDVPKDHPAISSMMMNFSANMLGLDNAATPLGLKAMKELQEINPKKDTASNPMIMFLVLNTSGLTLIPITVMMYRSQLGAATPTDVFIPILLATSISSLAGLLIVSIYQKINLFDKVILAYIGGLVALIAGTITLFYNLSSEQANTVSSIAGNFILLFIITSFVGLAAYKKVNAYDAFIEGAKEGFKTAVTIIPYLVAILVAIGMFRSSGALDYIMDGLKWMITTGFGINAEFVDALPVAFMKPLSGSGARGIMLDIMNSEGVDSFAGKLSSMMQGATDTTFYIIAVYFGSVNVRKTRYAITCGLFADFAGVIAAIFLAYLFF from the coding sequence ATGGCATTAAATTACATTTGGATATTCTTTATACTTGGAGCTTTTGTTGTCGCACTCTGCAAATGGGTGTTTCTAGGTGATGCTTCTACTTTTGCGGCTATCATAGAAAGTACTTTCAGTATGTCTAAAACAGCTTTTGATATATCAATTGGTTTAACTGGAACTCTTGCCTTATGGATGGGACTAATGGGAGTTGGAGAAAAAGGTGGAGCTGTTAATGTAATGGCAAAACTTGTAGGTCCTTTTTTCTCTAGAATTTTTCCTGATGTGCCAAAAGATCACCCTGCAATTTCATCTATGATGATGAATTTTTCTGCAAATATGCTTGGATTAGATAACGCTGCAACTCCTTTAGGGTTAAAAGCAATGAAAGAACTCCAAGAAATTAACCCTAAAAAAGATACAGCATCTAACCCTATGATTATGTTCTTAGTATTGAACACATCAGGTTTAACGCTTATTCCTATTACGGTAATGATGTATAGATCTCAATTAGGAGCTGCCACACCAACAGATGTTTTTATTCCAATATTATTAGCAACAAGTATTTCTTCTTTAGCTGGCCTTTTGATTGTTTCCATCTATCAAAAAATAAATTTATTCGATAAAGTAATTCTAGCCTATATAGGTGGTTTAGTTGCTCTAATAGCAGGTACTATTACATTATTTTATAATTTATCAAGCGAGCAAGCAAATACTGTATCTTCAATTGCTGGTAACTTTATTTTACTTTTTATTATCACTTCATTTGTAGGTTTAGCTGCCTATAAAAAGGTAAATGCCTATGATGCTTTTATTGAAGGAGCAAAAGAAGGTTTTAAAACCGCCGTTACTATTATCCCTTATTTAGTGGCTATATTAGTTGCTATTGGTATGTTTAGATCGTCTGGAGCTCTAGATTATATTATGGACGGTTTAAAATGGATGATTACTACTGGTTTTGGTATAAATGCAGAATTTGTAGACGCTCTTCCTGTAGCTTTTATGAAGCCATTAAGTGGTAGTGGTGCTAGAGGTATTATGCTTGATATTATGAATTCAGAAGGTGTTGACTCTTTTGCTGGAAAGCTATCTTCTATGATGCAAGGCGCTACTGATACTACTTTTTATATTATTGCAGTATACTTTGGCTCTGTCAACGTCAGAAAAACTAGATATGCAATTACTTGTGGTTTATTTGCTGATTTTGCAGGAGTTATCGCAGCAATTTTCTTAGCATATCTTTTCTTCTAA
- a CDS encoding OmpA family protein: MLRKLLYILLTFCVPYITLAQSKQEQKGIKQIFDGDVKGSIETFRASLEENPNSALSQFALAHQLFEKVDQQRKSEMVIIRFKNMEPYFEDLREAYKWSLLASKSYEKLSEDEKKVIRQSLSVASDEVTGFLSARIQQQAFTYLNQAPYRRPTNQLYRTEVYNRIMEGDTLMALREIFIKQCGEYLIDYPKSPYNTKVNEIRKGVLKEYLNNTTLRQYGNRSGHMYERFCKEIIDLYSSEELKNIVPLFYGKEYGFTGHNMHKSEGYKRLKKFSETENLSIIEALCQLNIHDRGCGDADVAYYDRFIKSMAPMDIAFIAVQKVTNRAFLDFDLDEVTRIYKSYAPLFPDKEKSFNHILDALAEAEAARSLVNIGPSINSITRDYQPVISLDEQYLYFARKTAKSGEDVYLSKKNPYGEWGQAEEVVEVNTESHEVPVGISGDGQTLFLYGNYSKIRRFSYVRATETRLGKGDFYYAKKMKDGNWSAVNVFTYPINTPYYEAGLSMSLDGDVAFFTSDRPGAVGEYNPNYPEDGLYFHGSGEFNTDLYVCEKNENGTWKEPINLGDVINTPFAEKNPYLHPDKETLYFCSDGHAGFGGYDIFMSKRLNPDSWTEWSEPVNLGVSINGVEDDAFYLTSMGKKALVVSSEGNKNYGRDDIYEIDIPSKYRPLPLTFAHGKVIDPSGEGLSKVRIRIKTVDGKDIETKTTSETGDFQVALPPDEDYIVYVDDEDFIGSSIKIDDESDPDHNIQLMPMETVSLTDDAEDASFIMTSLNFDSSSSEIRKESEFDLNRLAAALLRNDLWILIIEGHTDNIDTKEYNIQLSKDRAAAVKNYLISKGVDQTRLDAYGFGEERPLDSNKTHHGRQENRRVVFTILK; the protein is encoded by the coding sequence ATGCTAAGAAAACTATTGTATATATTACTAACTTTTTGTGTTCCATACATTACTCTTGCCCAATCAAAACAGGAACAAAAAGGTATTAAACAAATCTTTGATGGAGATGTTAAAGGTTCTATTGAAACTTTTAGAGCGTCATTAGAAGAGAACCCTAATTCAGCTTTATCTCAATTTGCTTTAGCTCATCAATTATTTGAAAAAGTAGACCAACAACGTAAAAGTGAAATGGTTATAATTCGATTTAAGAATATGGAGCCCTACTTTGAAGATTTACGCGAAGCATATAAATGGTCGCTTTTAGCCTCTAAAAGTTATGAGAAACTGTCGGAGGATGAAAAGAAAGTAATCCGTCAATCCTTGTCTGTTGCAAGTGATGAAGTAACAGGTTTTTTAAGTGCAAGAATACAGCAGCAAGCCTTTACATATTTAAACCAAGCTCCTTACAGAAGACCTACAAATCAGTTATATCGTACAGAAGTTTATAATAGAATAATGGAAGGAGATACATTAATGGCTCTGCGTGAAATCTTTATTAAACAATGTGGGGAGTATTTAATTGATTATCCAAAATCACCTTACAATACAAAAGTAAACGAAATCAGGAAAGGTGTTTTAAAAGAATATCTAAATAATACTACATTAAGACAGTACGGAAATAGATCAGGCCATATGTATGAAAGGTTCTGTAAAGAAATTATTGACCTCTATTCATCTGAAGAACTGAAAAATATTGTTCCTTTATTTTATGGAAAAGAATATGGCTTTACTGGTCATAATATGCACAAATCTGAAGGTTATAAACGTTTAAAGAAGTTTTCTGAAACTGAAAATTTGAGTATTATCGAAGCGTTATGTCAATTAAATATACATGATAGAGGTTGCGGTGATGCTGATGTAGCCTATTATGATAGATTTATTAAAAGTATGGCACCAATGGATATTGCTTTTATTGCTGTACAAAAGGTAACCAATCGTGCTTTTCTAGATTTTGATTTAGATGAGGTAACAAGAATCTATAAATCATATGCTCCATTATTTCCAGATAAAGAAAAAAGTTTTAATCACATTTTAGATGCATTAGCAGAAGCAGAAGCTGCTAGATCATTAGTTAATATTGGACCTAGTATAAACTCTATTACCAGAGATTATCAGCCTGTTATATCATTAGATGAACAATACCTTTATTTTGCAAGGAAAACAGCTAAATCTGGAGAAGATGTATATCTCTCTAAAAAGAACCCTTATGGAGAATGGGGGCAAGCAGAAGAGGTTGTAGAAGTAAATACGGAATCTCATGAAGTACCTGTAGGTATTAGTGGCGATGGGCAGACGTTGTTCTTATATGGGAATTATAGCAAGATAAGACGATTCTCTTATGTTCGAGCAACAGAAACAAGATTAGGTAAAGGAGATTTTTACTATGCAAAAAAAATGAAGGATGGTAATTGGTCGGCTGTAAATGTTTTTACTTATCCCATTAATACTCCTTATTATGAAGCAGGTTTAAGTATGAGTCTAGATGGAGATGTAGCGTTTTTCACTTCCGATAGACCTGGAGCTGTAGGTGAGTATAATCCAAATTACCCAGAAGATGGTTTATACTTTCACGGATCAGGTGAGTTTAATACAGATTTATATGTTTGTGAGAAAAATGAAAATGGAACTTGGAAGGAACCTATCAATTTAGGCGATGTTATTAATACACCTTTTGCAGAAAAAAATCCATACTTACATCCAGATAAAGAAACATTATACTTTTGTTCAGATGGACATGCAGGCTTTGGAGGCTACGATATTTTTATGTCAAAGAGGCTTAATCCAGATTCATGGACCGAATGGAGTGAGCCTGTAAATTTGGGAGTATCTATAAATGGTGTTGAAGACGATGCTTTTTATTTAACATCAATGGGTAAGAAAGCACTCGTAGTATCTTCTGAAGGTAATAAAAATTATGGACGTGATGATATTTATGAAATTGATATTCCAAGTAAATATAGACCTCTTCCGCTAACTTTTGCACATGGTAAAGTAATAGACCCAAGTGGTGAAGGTTTATCAAAAGTGAGAATTAGAATTAAAACTGTTGACGGAAAAGATATTGAAACTAAGACTACATCAGAAACAGGAGACTTCCAAGTTGCCTTACCCCCTGACGAAGATTACATTGTTTATGTAGACGATGAAGATTTTATTGGTAGTAGTATAAAAATTGATGATGAGTCAGACCCAGATCATAATATTCAGTTAATGCCAATGGAAACGGTTAGCTTAACAGACGATGCTGAGGATGCTAGTTTTATAATGACAAGTTTAAATTTTGATTCTAGTTCATCTGAAATTAGAAAAGAATCGGAATTTGATTTAAATAGATTAGCCGCTGCACTTTTAAGAAACGATTTATGGATTCTTATTATTGAAGGGCATACTGATAATATTGATACAAAAGAGTACAATATTCAATTATCAAAAGATAGAGCAGCTGCAGTAAAAAATTATTTGATTTCTAAGGGTGTAGATCAAACGAGGTTGGACGCCTATGGATTTGGTGAAGAGAGACCTTTAGATTCAAATAAAACACATCATGGCCGCCAGGAGAATAGAAGAGTTGTATTTACTATTTTAAAATAA
- a CDS encoding DUF2795 domain-containing protein codes for MYWTLELASYLEDAPWPATKDELIDYSDRTGAPVEVIENLQELEDDGEPYESIEEIWPDYPTKDDFFFNEDEY; via the coding sequence ATGTACTGGACATTAGAACTAGCATCTTATTTAGAAGATGCACCTTGGCCTGCAACAAAAGATGAACTAATTGATTACTCAGATCGTACAGGAGCTCCTGTAGAAGTAATCGAAAATCTTCAAGAATTAGAAGATGATGGTGAACCTTACGAAAGTATCGAAGAGATATGGCCTGATTATCCTACAAAGGATGATTTCTTCTTTAACGAAGACGAATATTAA
- a CDS encoding 2-C-methyl-D-erythritol 4-phosphate cytidylyltransferase, with translation MKKYSIIVAGGKGTRMQSSTPKQFLIVNGLPILMHTINKFFNAESDNHIILALPKDQIGTWKALIKEYNFSTPHQVITGGDTRFQSVDNAIQYIPNQECLIAIHDGVRPLVATSVIQRSFKEALEHGSAIPTVAVKESIREVTPMGNKAMNRDEFVLVQTPQTFRSDVLFPAFENAYNSSFTDDASVAEFAGFKMHLFEGNNENIKITTPEDLKIGATLLA, from the coding sequence ATGAAAAAATATAGTATTATCGTAGCAGGTGGCAAAGGAACCAGAATGCAGAGTTCTACACCTAAACAATTTTTGATAGTTAACGGTCTTCCTATCTTAATGCATACGATTAATAAATTCTTTAATGCTGAAAGTGATAATCATATCATTTTAGCCTTACCAAAAGATCAAATAGGAACTTGGAAAGCATTGATTAAAGAATATAATTTTTCAACACCACATCAGGTAATTACAGGAGGAGATACTCGTTTCCAATCTGTTGATAATGCAATTCAATACATTCCAAACCAAGAATGCCTTATAGCTATACATGATGGTGTACGTCCATTAGTTGCTACAAGTGTTATTCAACGTAGTTTTAAAGAAGCATTAGAGCATGGTTCAGCTATTCCTACAGTTGCTGTTAAAGAATCCATCAGAGAAGTTACTCCAATGGGAAATAAAGCAATGAATAGAGATGAATTTGTATTAGTACAAACTCCTCAAACTTTTAGGTCTGATGTACTTTTCCCTGCCTTTGAAAATGCGTATAATTCTTCTTTTACAGATGATGCTAGTGTTGCAGAATTTGCTGGTTTTAAAATGCATTTATTTGAAGGAAACAATGAAAACATTAAAATCACAACTCCTGAAGATTTAAAAATAGGTGCAACTTTATTGGCTTAA
- a CDS encoding response regulator — MNPRTFKVYFVEDNPTEMMLMKLALQQVQNVEAKFFKDGESLIQQFKEDPSDIVVTDLILPDIHGKEIIKILKEQNDQAKIIVMSAQEDVQMIADLQDIGIFNYIVKSDACLKYLQKTLQVACFLIEKEYN, encoded by the coding sequence ATGAACCCAAGAACATTTAAAGTATATTTTGTAGAAGATAATCCTACAGAAATGATGTTAATGAAGTTAGCTTTACAACAAGTGCAAAATGTTGAAGCTAAGTTTTTTAAAGATGGAGAGTCTTTAATACAACAGTTTAAAGAAGATCCTTCAGATATTGTAGTAACAGATTTAATCTTACCTGATATCCATGGTAAGGAAATAATAAAAATTTTAAAAGAACAGAATGATCAGGCTAAAATAATTGTAATGTCGGCACAAGAAGATGTACAAATGATTGCTGATTTACAGGATATAGGTATTTTTAATTATATAGTTAAAAGTGATGCTTGTTTAAAGTACCTACAAAAGACACTTCAAGTTGCCTGCTTTTTAATTGAAAAAGAATACAATTAG
- the gldD gene encoding gliding motility lipoprotein GldD, protein MKTLFYLTTLSCIIFSFTGCGNQEEEAYLPKPRGFHRIEFPQHLYDTDQFKSKEFEDYPYIFGVAQNAEIIPDKSFMSEPYWIEVRYPEFDAIVDISYKNLPNYDSLVGYINTSNTLTFKHNVKATAIDEYTARTKNGYSAVMYEIEGDVPSQFQFFVTDSTKHFFRAALYFPTSSQNDSLAPVIEFVKEDMLHMMNSLDWRD, encoded by the coding sequence ATGAAAACACTTTTTTATCTTACAACACTAAGTTGTATTATTTTTTCATTTACTGGATGTGGTAATCAAGAAGAAGAAGCTTACCTACCTAAGCCTAGAGGTTTCCATAGAATAGAGTTCCCTCAGCACTTGTACGATACAGACCAATTTAAATCAAAAGAATTTGAGGATTACCCTTATATTTTTGGAGTTGCTCAGAATGCTGAAATTATCCCAGACAAATCATTTATGTCTGAACCGTATTGGATTGAAGTTCGTTATCCTGAATTTGATGCTATAGTAGACATCTCTTATAAAAACTTACCTAACTACGATTCTCTAGTAGGTTATATTAATACATCTAATACGCTCACATTTAAACATAATGTAAAAGCAACTGCAATAGATGAATATACAGCTAGAACTAAAAATGGGTATTCTGCAGTAATGTATGAGATTGAGGGAGATGTACCTAGTCAATTTCAATTTTTTGTAACAGATTCTACCAAACATTTTTTTAGAGCAGCTTTATATTTCCCTACATCATCTCAAAACGATTCTTTAGCTCCTGTTATAGAATTTGTAAAAGAAGACATGTTACACATGATGAACTCACTTGATTGGAGAGACTAA
- the gldE gene encoding gliding motility-associated protein GldE, producing the protein MEGDLSHPIVPLLMFALSDIPLGASFIVVLLLIVSGLISGSEVAFFSLTADQIKECREGDDPTGKKVFKLLQTPQILLATILICNNFVNVAIVMISTFIAWQIADQLGLARDSFEIFVTLTFVVTALVVFIGEIVPKIYATKNSLVFAKKMITFWTVSIKIFKPFALLLTSMGNTMEKALANKNYNLEVSVNEIDQAVSLATDQSDDKAKEMLKGIVRFGSKTVKQIMVSRTDMNALDKTIDFHELMDHINKSTYSRLPVYIDTIDSLVGLLYIKDLLPYLDKKEHFEWQRIIRKDIYYVPESKKIDELLRDFQEKRVHMAIIVDEYGGTTGLVTLEDIIEEIVGEINDEFDGDLVQDYWSKDASFNLDGKTSLIDFERIGLLPADYFDKVKGESDSLGGLILELLQEMPSSGKVIDYEDIQFTIKAVDKKRIKTVHVKFKDEEHIKKLREEFEKQDQD; encoded by the coding sequence ATGGAAGGTGATTTATCACACCCTATAGTACCACTATTAATGTTTGCACTTAGTGATATTCCTTTAGGAGCATCATTTATAGTGGTATTATTACTTATCGTATCAGGCCTTATTTCTGGCTCTGAAGTTGCTTTTTTCTCTTTAACTGCAGATCAAATTAAAGAATGTAGAGAAGGGGATGACCCTACAGGAAAAAAAGTATTTAAACTACTACAGACCCCTCAAATTTTACTCGCAACAATACTTATTTGCAATAACTTTGTAAATGTTGCTATAGTAATGATTTCTACATTTATTGCTTGGCAAATTGCGGATCAGCTAGGTTTAGCTCGAGATAGTTTCGAAATTTTTGTTACTCTAACTTTCGTTGTTACTGCCCTAGTTGTATTTATTGGAGAAATTGTACCTAAAATTTATGCTACAAAAAATAGTTTAGTTTTTGCAAAAAAAATGATCACTTTTTGGACTGTTAGCATAAAGATATTTAAGCCATTTGCCTTATTACTAACAAGTATGGGGAACACAATGGAGAAAGCACTTGCTAATAAAAACTACAACCTAGAAGTATCAGTTAACGAAATAGACCAGGCAGTATCTTTAGCTACAGACCAATCTGATGACAAAGCAAAAGAAATGCTTAAAGGTATTGTTCGTTTTGGTTCTAAAACTGTAAAACAAATTATGGTTTCTAGAACGGATATGAATGCCTTAGATAAAACTATTGACTTCCATGAACTCATGGATCATATTAATAAATCTACCTATTCTAGATTACCCGTTTATATAGATACTATCGACTCTTTAGTGGGACTTTTATACATTAAAGATCTGTTGCCATACCTTGATAAAAAGGAACATTTTGAATGGCAAAGAATTATTAGAAAAGATATCTACTACGTTCCAGAATCTAAAAAAATTGATGAACTCTTAAGAGATTTTCAAGAAAAAAGAGTTCATATGGCTATTATTGTTGATGAATATGGAGGTACTACAGGGTTAGTAACTTTAGAAGATATTATAGAAGAAATAGTTGGAGAAATTAATGACGAGTTTGATGGTGACTTAGTTCAAGATTATTGGAGTAAAGACGCTAGTTTTAACTTAGATGGAAAAACATCATTAATTGATTTTGAGCGAATTGGTTTACTTCCTGCTGATTATTTTGATAAAGTAAAAGGTGAAAGCGATTCTTTAGGAGGGTTAATTTTAGAGTTACTTCAAGAAATGCCATCTTCCGGAAAAGTTATTGATTATGAAGATATTCAGTTTACTATAAAAGCTGTTGATAAGAAAAGAATTAAAACTGTTCATGTAAAATTTAAAGACGAAGAGCATATCAAAAAGCTCAGAGAAGAATTTGAAAAGCAAGATCAGGATTAA